A window from Leptospira stimsonii encodes these proteins:
- a CDS encoding YgaP family membrane protein, translated as MNRWYRERLLFLIAGTVSLIGVTLGLLVNPWGFLLNFLVGINMILFAFAGFCPMSLILKSFGIPSLREIQGERR; from the coding sequence ATGAACCGTTGGTATAGAGAAAGGCTACTTTTTTTGATAGCAGGCACCGTATCTTTGATAGGCGTTACTTTGGGACTACTTGTGAACCCTTGGGGATTCTTATTGAATTTCCTTGTAGGAATCAATATGATCCTCTTTGCATTCGCGGGATTTTGTCCGATGTCGCTGATCCTAAAAAGTTTCGGAATCCCTTCTCTTCGTGAGATTCAAGGAGAAAGGAGATGA
- a CDS encoding metal-sensitive transcriptional regulator, translated as MTNQNDTKLLINRIHRIKGQLDAVEKGLLNDSMDCEKTLLLLKAASQAIKKFGEAYVQEYMDRCLAENKKKPNMENIRTAIKAAFFL; from the coding sequence ATGACGAATCAAAACGACACCAAACTTCTGATCAATCGAATCCACAGGATCAAAGGACAACTCGACGCAGTGGAAAAAGGGCTTCTCAACGATTCGATGGACTGCGAAAAAACTCTCCTCTTATTAAAGGCCGCGAGCCAAGCGATCAAAAAATTCGGCGAAGCTTACGTGCAGGAATATATGGATCGTTGTCTAGCGGAGAATAAGAAGAAGCCGAATATGGAAAACATTCGAACCGCGATCAAAGCCGCTTTTTTCCTTTGA
- a CDS encoding TetR/AcrR family transcriptional regulator — protein sequence MSSRESGPKSRILETAVRLFQSQGYGNTGINQIIQESKTAKASFYDHFPSKDDLGRAYIEFYGEEQLVLLEKLKSKSSDPQAFIRAWTQILRRQTRNTSFAGCPMANTVAQIASTSPSISEEAKRVSLKTIEILTSYLGEWQKKGLISMNTDPKLLARRVFACYEGVLHTWKLTGKISALDDLPILVDAIFHSPSSNSL from the coding sequence ATGTCAAGTAGAGAATCCGGCCCAAAATCAAGAATTTTAGAGACCGCAGTTCGACTCTTTCAATCACAAGGTTATGGAAATACCGGAATCAATCAAATCATCCAAGAATCAAAAACGGCGAAGGCGAGTTTCTACGATCACTTCCCATCCAAAGACGATTTAGGTCGCGCCTACATCGAATTCTATGGAGAAGAACAACTTGTCCTTTTGGAAAAATTAAAATCAAAATCCTCCGATCCTCAAGCATTCATTCGCGCTTGGACTCAAATCTTAAGAAGACAAACACGAAACACTAGCTTTGCCGGTTGTCCAATGGCGAACACAGTTGCACAGATTGCCTCCACGTCCCCCTCCATTTCGGAAGAGGCAAAAAGAGTGTCCCTAAAAACGATCGAAATCCTAACTTCTTATTTGGGAGAATGGCAAAAGAAAGGTTTGATCTCGATGAATACCGATCCGAAACTTCTCGCAAGAAGGGTCTTTGCCTGTTACGAAGGCGTTCTTCATACTTGGAAACTTACCGGAAAAATTTCGGCGTTAGACGACCTTCCCATACTCGTAGATGCGATTTTCCATTCTCCATCCTCCAACTCTCTTTGA
- a CDS encoding nitroreductase — protein MSSNETRETDFLNVAGEAKSVEEAVLTRHSIRDYESKPIEEAILQDLFQKSLRAPSWKNSQPWKVHVVSGARRETMAKLLVERAKKGEPVPDTIWPASFPANAKKRMFDLGMKIYGVAGIERKDKDARDHFMLRNFEFFGAPTAVFITTEFDLNFYIALDIGCYLNTLMLLARGYGLGSVPQAALSAFPEVVRSELNLSESEKVVCGLSLGYPMADSNLNRFHTPREALGELLKFY, from the coding sequence ATGTCATCAAATGAAACCAGAGAAACCGATTTTTTAAACGTCGCCGGCGAGGCAAAAAGCGTGGAAGAGGCTGTACTCACTCGACATAGCATTCGAGATTACGAATCAAAACCGATCGAAGAGGCTATTTTGCAAGACTTGTTTCAGAAATCGCTTCGAGCGCCGAGCTGGAAGAATAGTCAACCTTGGAAGGTTCATGTCGTAAGCGGAGCGAGAAGAGAAACGATGGCAAAGCTCCTCGTAGAAAGGGCAAAGAAGGGAGAACCGGTTCCCGATACGATCTGGCCGGCTTCTTTTCCGGCGAATGCAAAGAAAAGAATGTTTGATCTTGGAATGAAGATTTATGGAGTCGCCGGAATCGAGCGAAAGGATAAGGATGCGAGGGATCATTTTATGCTTCGGAATTTCGAATTCTTCGGAGCGCCGACTGCGGTGTTTATCACAACCGAGTTTGATTTGAATTTTTATATCGCACTCGATATCGGATGTTATCTCAATACCTTGATGTTGCTCGCGCGAGGTTACGGTTTAGGGTCCGTCCCGCAGGCGGCATTATCCGCGTTTCCGGAAGTGGTGAGATCGGAGTTGAATCTTTCCGAATCGGAGAAAGTGGTTTGTGGTTTGAGTCTCGGCTATCCAATGGCTGATTCGAATCTCAATCGATTCCATACTCCGAGAGAAGCTTTGGGAGAACTCCTCAAGTTTTACTGA
- a CDS encoding MarR family winged helix-turn-helix transcriptional regulator translates to MSTDKLQNSSREELLQKLSLVCHHSSNATVLYHQAAAEKFGLNATDMKTLPLLEGGPITAGKIAESLGLTTGAVTSVIDRLEKAGIVRRRTDPNDRRKVVVDLIPEAIQDAGKIYSPMGNAMMNLFQNYKEEELKLLIRFQEEATKILIQEATHLRNSSQSKKE, encoded by the coding sequence ATGTCAACTGATAAACTGCAAAATTCTTCTCGCGAGGAGCTCCTACAGAAACTTTCACTGGTTTGCCATCATTCTAGCAATGCGACCGTTCTCTATCATCAAGCCGCCGCCGAAAAATTCGGGCTCAATGCGACTGATATGAAAACACTCCCTCTTCTAGAAGGTGGTCCGATCACCGCCGGTAAGATAGCGGAATCCCTCGGTTTGACAACCGGAGCCGTTACGTCGGTTATCGATCGTTTGGAGAAAGCGGGAATCGTTCGTCGAAGAACTGATCCGAACGATCGAAGAAAGGTAGTTGTTGATTTGATCCCGGAGGCGATCCAAGACGCCGGAAAGATTTATTCCCCAATGGGAAATGCGATGATGAATCTTTTTCAAAACTACAAAGAAGAAGAATTGAAATTGCTCATTCGTTTTCAAGAAGAGGCAACCAAAATTCTCATTCAAGAAGCGACTCATCTTCGTAATTCTTCCCAATCCAAGAAAGAATGA
- a CDS encoding sodium:solute symporter family protein yields the protein MLGISVILYLVATILIGAIASRFVSDSKDYVLAGRRLPLFLASSALFATWFGSETLLGASSRFIDEGVLGVIEDPFGAALCLFLVGLFFAKPLYRMNILTFGDFYKNRFGRRAEVVSSIFMIPSYFGWIAAQFVALGIILHSLTDLPVSTGIFLGAGVVLVYTTIGGMWAISLTDFLQTILIVLGLAYLVWDLSEKAGGIGVVLGSTKPGFFRFVPEMDPKSILIYIAAWMTIGLGSIPQQDIFQRVMASKSEKVAVYSSLLASFFYLSVALLPLLAVLCARKVYPEIGAADAQMILPKTVLTHTGLFTQILFFGALLSAVMSTASGAILAPASVLGENVVRPFLKNPSEQYLLRILRISVVVITLVSLSMAVTKSNIYELVSQASALSLVSLFVPLVAGLFWKRSTGTGAVASMICGFIVWLFWNLCPFEIPASIPGLIASWLALLAGDFLERRGLGFSVQGSLEKESKGEM from the coding sequence TTGCTTGGAATTTCGGTGATCCTCTATCTCGTCGCAACGATTTTGATCGGAGCGATCGCGTCTCGTTTTGTAAGCGATTCAAAAGACTATGTTCTCGCCGGAAGAAGGCTTCCCCTTTTTTTAGCTTCTTCCGCTTTGTTTGCGACTTGGTTCGGTTCGGAAACCTTGCTCGGCGCTTCTTCCAGGTTTATAGACGAAGGAGTTTTAGGAGTCATCGAAGATCCGTTCGGCGCGGCCCTCTGTCTTTTTTTAGTAGGACTTTTTTTCGCCAAACCTCTCTATCGGATGAACATTCTTACCTTCGGCGATTTTTATAAGAATCGTTTTGGAAGGAGGGCAGAAGTCGTTTCGAGCATTTTTATGATTCCTTCCTATTTCGGTTGGATCGCCGCTCAGTTCGTAGCGTTGGGAATCATTCTTCACTCTTTGACCGATCTTCCGGTTTCCACGGGAATTTTTCTAGGTGCGGGTGTTGTTTTGGTTTATACGACGATCGGAGGGATGTGGGCGATTTCACTTACGGACTTTCTGCAGACGATTCTAATTGTATTAGGACTTGCTTATTTAGTCTGGGATCTGAGCGAGAAAGCGGGAGGGATCGGAGTCGTTTTAGGTTCCACGAAACCGGGGTTCTTTCGATTCGTTCCAGAGATGGATCCGAAAAGTATTTTAATTTATATCGCCGCTTGGATGACGATCGGACTGGGATCGATTCCTCAACAAGATATCTTTCAGAGAGTGATGGCTTCAAAATCGGAAAAGGTTGCGGTTTATTCTTCCCTTTTGGCTTCCTTTTTCTATCTGAGCGTCGCCTTATTGCCGTTACTCGCTGTTCTTTGTGCGAGAAAAGTTTATCCGGAGATCGGCGCCGCGGACGCTCAGATGATTCTTCCAAAAACGGTTCTGACTCATACGGGATTGTTTACGCAAATTCTCTTTTTCGGCGCGCTTCTCTCCGCGGTGATGAGCACTGCGAGCGGTGCGATTCTGGCTCCTGCCTCCGTTCTGGGTGAGAACGTCGTTCGTCCCTTCTTAAAAAATCCTTCCGAACAATATCTTTTAAGAATATTAAGAATTTCTGTTGTTGTGATCACCTTGGTTTCTTTGTCGATGGCGGTTACAAAGAGTAATATCTACGAACTCGTTTCGCAAGCATCGGCGTTAAGCTTGGTTTCCCTTTTTGTCCCCTTAGTCGCCGGACTTTTTTGGAAACGTTCCACGGGAACGGGAGCAGTCGCTTCGATGATCTGCGGGTTTATCGTATGGCTTTTTTGGAATCTCTGTCCTTTTGAAATTCCTGCGTCGATTCCTGGACTGATCGCTAGCTGGCTTGCCCTTCTTGCAGGAGATTTTTTAGAAAGAAGGGGTCTTGGCTTTTCAGTCCAGGGAAGCTTAGAGAAAGAATCGAAAGGGGAAATGTAG
- a CDS encoding patatin-like phospholipase family protein gives MPPVLDDSIAFARRQESQTKLGEAFQGLWMENEISFAIAGGGCKAFYGLGFGHELKSWGLKFREVSGVSAGAAMVLCLICDGEEECVAFFENIVRKNPQNFYLSRLFKGERAFPHEEMYRKTIRFGMDFEKIIKSGTKVFIHTLRAIPKTDSFKNKFRLARLIAETAKAFLEDERDRARGLNTERMQRVLRNWNMKEVLFTEKDFNDPETVEQIILNSSSVPPVVSVQSHGKEYYFDGGLTNNLLLETFPPDSKTIGIYYEPTTIVGKDPKLLERCFLQTPSEPLPITSFDYTDPIGVRGAYELGKQDARLQKERIFEYLKRDWAKAVSSLKSKTNS, from the coding sequence ATGCCACCCGTTTTAGACGATTCCATTGCGTTTGCGAGAAGACAGGAATCCCAGACAAAGCTGGGAGAAGCCTTTCAAGGTCTCTGGATGGAAAACGAAATCAGTTTTGCGATTGCCGGGGGCGGATGTAAGGCGTTTTACGGATTGGGTTTTGGACATGAATTAAAATCCTGGGGATTAAAATTCAGAGAAGTCTCCGGAGTTTCCGCAGGGGCGGCGATGGTTCTCTGTTTGATCTGCGACGGAGAAGAAGAATGTGTGGCCTTTTTCGAAAACATCGTAAGAAAAAATCCTCAGAACTTTTATCTGAGCCGTCTCTTTAAAGGCGAACGGGCATTTCCTCACGAAGAAATGTATCGAAAGACGATACGTTTTGGAATGGATTTCGAAAAAATCATAAAATCCGGGACGAAAGTTTTCATTCATACGTTACGCGCCATTCCTAAGACGGATTCTTTCAAAAATAAATTCCGCCTCGCGAGACTGATCGCGGAAACGGCGAAAGCATTCTTAGAAGACGAGAGAGATCGCGCGAGGGGACTCAACACGGAAAGAATGCAGAGGGTTCTTAGAAACTGGAATATGAAAGAAGTCTTATTTACGGAAAAAGATTTCAACGATCCCGAAACCGTCGAACAGATCATTCTTAATTCTTCTTCGGTTCCTCCCGTAGTTTCCGTTCAGAGTCACGGAAAAGAATATTACTTTGACGGAGGTCTCACGAACAATCTCCTTTTAGAGACGTTTCCTCCCGACAGTAAGACGATCGGAATCTACTACGAACCGACGACGATCGTGGGAAAAGATCCGAAACTTTTGGAGAGATGTTTTTTACAAACGCCTTCCGAACCTTTGCCGATCACTTCCTTCGACTATACGGATCCGATCGGTGTCCGAGGAGCGTACGAACTGGGAAAACAGGACGCCCGTCTTCAGAAAGAAAGAATTTTCGAATATCTCAAGAGAGACTGGGCCAAAGCCGTTTCCTCGCTCAAATCAAAAACAAATTCTTAG
- a CDS encoding tyrosine-type recombinase/integrase: MRRLPKAKWDPLKKNWVLPFSEATLEVFQRLDSSQVVLRGELELRGWVTSLRMKNASRRTIRSYYSNVLSLLKWSGKNPKEIEKKDVLKFLEVSFLEKRLSATSVSLRIQALNSYFGIFLGKPWFKNLPRPKREQKLPDILSPLEVSNILSALPNPKHRLLLSFCYASGLRVSELVKLKPEDIDETRNSLKIREGKGKRDRFTMLSQACASLWREFRNANPYEEWVFPGQDPSKPIHIRTAEKIFEMAKKKAEIKKSVSIHSLRHAFATHLLEAGTNIKHIQFLLGHKSVRTTEIYTRVSQVRLTKVASPLDLLNLKKN; this comes from the coding sequence GTGAGGAGGCTTCCCAAGGCAAAATGGGATCCTTTAAAGAAGAATTGGGTTCTTCCCTTTTCGGAAGCAACCTTAGAGGTTTTCCAAAGGTTAGATTCTTCCCAAGTCGTTCTCAGAGGAGAATTGGAACTTCGAGGTTGGGTCACGTCTTTGCGGATGAAGAACGCGTCTCGGAGGACGATTCGATCTTATTATTCGAATGTCCTCTCTCTTTTGAAATGGTCAGGAAAGAATCCGAAGGAAATCGAAAAGAAGGACGTCCTGAAGTTTTTGGAAGTCTCTTTTTTGGAAAAACGTTTGAGCGCTACGAGCGTTTCTTTAAGAATCCAGGCTCTGAATTCTTACTTCGGAATTTTCTTGGGGAAGCCTTGGTTTAAGAATCTTCCGAGGCCGAAGAGGGAACAAAAACTTCCGGATATTCTTTCTCCTTTAGAAGTTTCTAATATTCTTTCCGCGCTCCCGAATCCAAAACACAGACTTCTTCTTTCTTTTTGCTACGCGAGCGGTCTGAGAGTGAGTGAGCTCGTGAAACTGAAACCGGAAGATATAGACGAAACAAGGAATAGTTTGAAGATTCGGGAGGGAAAAGGAAAGAGGGACCGTTTTACGATGCTCTCTCAGGCTTGCGCCTCTCTCTGGAGAGAATTTCGAAACGCAAATCCTTACGAAGAATGGGTGTTTCCAGGACAAGATCCTTCCAAGCCGATCCATATCCGGACCGCGGAAAAAATCTTCGAGATGGCGAAAAAGAAGGCGGAAATCAAGAAGTCGGTGAGCATCCATAGCCTTCGACATGCCTTTGCAACCCATCTCCTGGAGGCAGGGACCAATATCAAACACATCCAATTTCTTTTGGGTCACAAGAGCGTTCGTACCACAGAGATCTATACTCGGGTCAGCCAAGTCCGTCTTACCAAAGTGGCAAGTCCCCTCGATCTCCTAAACCTCAAAAAGAATTAG
- a CDS encoding SH3 domain-containing protein, producing the protein MNMKIVILTLLWIFSCESLPKRESFTTIKYVFAKSGLILRKKPDLNSESILTIPYGSKVIVSLDGQSRELLEIEGLKGYYISIKYSGHTGFVFDGLLSVLIPPDNKSKDITNYLEKQFKRTKGPIYGSVNADNSETKVYEIYYENGIKSSTTIYLGGGYTSVSIPNATINDGKLLLLTLYPKLKKVKFIKEKNLESFTINLKDDVTGIEEYYNIRFVDTTLTISVGGQT; encoded by the coding sequence ATGAATATGAAAATAGTAATTTTAACTCTTCTATGGATATTCTCTTGTGAGTCGTTGCCGAAAAGAGAGTCGTTTACGACAATTAAGTATGTTTTTGCAAAATCGGGACTTATTTTAAGAAAAAAGCCTGATTTGAATTCTGAATCAATTCTTACAATTCCATATGGTAGCAAAGTTATAGTTTCCTTGGATGGCCAGTCGAGAGAGCTATTGGAAATCGAAGGCTTAAAAGGATATTATATATCTATAAAGTATTCCGGACATACTGGTTTCGTATTCGATGGACTTTTATCAGTGCTGATACCACCAGATAATAAATCAAAGGACATAACTAATTATTTAGAAAAACAATTTAAAAGGACCAAAGGACCAATTTATGGTTCTGTAAATGCAGATAATTCTGAAACAAAGGTGTATGAAATTTATTATGAAAACGGTATTAAATCTTCTACTACGATCTACCTTGGCGGTGGTTATACTTCGGTATCAATTCCAAATGCAACAATAAATGACGGTAAACTATTGCTTTTAACTTTATATCCGAAATTGAAAAAAGTAAAGTTTATCAAAGAAAAAAATTTGGAATCGTTTACCATTAATCTGAAAGACGATGTAACTGGAATTGAAGAATATTACAATATACGTTTTGTAGATACAACATTGACTATTTCAGTGGGTGGTCAGACCTGA
- a CDS encoding helix-turn-helix domain-containing protein, translated as MASPHTKSRKRPILRPSSAQKIANSEVAMFASVLPQWKVSKKEKEYFYRALKTARKDAGLTQAEVAKKLKRSRSHISKIELGQRRLFMDEFLILYKLYGKPTIYFYSAFIKSDLVEQID; from the coding sequence ATGGCATCACCTCATACGAAAAGCAGAAAAAGACCGATTCTAAGACCTTCGAGTGCCCAAAAGATAGCAAATTCCGAGGTCGCAATGTTTGCTAGCGTCCTTCCACAATGGAAAGTTTCTAAGAAGGAGAAAGAATATTTCTACAGAGCTTTGAAAACTGCAAGAAAGGATGCTGGACTAACCCAAGCAGAAGTAGCAAAGAAATTGAAACGAAGTCGAAGCCATATTTCTAAGATTGAACTAGGACAAAGGCGGTTATTTATGGATGAGTTTTTAATTTTATATAAGCTTTACGGGAAACCAACTATCTATTTCTATTCAGCCTTTATCAAAAGCGATCTTGTTGAACAGATAGATTAA
- a CDS encoding helix-turn-helix domain-containing protein encodes MTSKKTEKLIGKKVQAVIEDHGESQKEAAPELNISPAGLNNIIQGRVESLSQAFLTTFKERYKVNLDWLLDDSKPIKPVLYSSSDEGQVFQMDEDKVLLSKIKSTKGVKEIVKTLLQISPDQRKIIADVASEFAKKK; translated from the coding sequence ATGACCTCAAAGAAAACTGAAAAACTAATCGGAAAGAAGGTACAAGCAGTTATAGAAGATCATGGTGAAAGCCAGAAAGAAGCAGCTCCTGAGCTAAATATTTCTCCAGCAGGATTGAATAATATTATCCAAGGTAGAGTAGAATCGCTTTCTCAAGCATTCCTAACTACCTTTAAGGAAAGATATAAGGTAAATCTCGATTGGCTTTTAGATGATTCAAAACCTATTAAACCTGTTCTGTATTCTTCTTCTGATGAAGGGCAGGTTTTTCAAATGGATGAGGATAAAGTTTTACTCAGTAAAATCAAAAGCACAAAAGGTGTGAAAGAAATCGTAAAGACGCTCTTACAAATTTCACCTGATCAGAGAAAGATCATTGCTGATGTAGCTTCTGAATTTGCAAAAAAGAAGTAA